The DNA sequence caatctagagcatggcgtttccaagcAATTCACACAATAACATGCTAGAAGGTTTAAGCACAAGTAGAGCACCATTCTTTGATGGGGTAgactttccttattggaaaattagaatggaaacgtATCTTCAATCCATTGattatgatttgtggcatattgtatGTTATGGTCCTTACATTCCTATGCATGTTGTAGATGGTGTAGAAACTGTAAAGAAATATGATGCATACAATGAAAATGATAAAAAGATGATGTCTAAGAATGCTAAGGCTAAGTATGCTTTAATATGTGGATTAGATagagatatatttaaaaatattgagcaAGCCTCCTCGGCTcatgatatgtggaaaatgtTAGAAGtaactcatcaaggaactagtgccatgaaagaaactaaaattcaacttttagttactcaatatgaaaatttcaagatgttacaacatgataccattgcTAACATGTATACTCGTTTCACAActattactaatggtttgaactctcttggcaaggtacttacacAAAAAGATATGGtcaccaagattttgagaagtctcaccaaagCCTACCAAGGCAAAGTAGTTGCCATCCAAGAAGCCAAGGACCTCTCAACTCTACCATTGGAAGAGCTCATTGGTTCTCTCATGAATCATGAGATTTTCATGaatgctcaagaagaagaggaagtcgataaaaagaagaagaacaccATTGCATTCAAATCCACTTCACATGATGATAGTGAAGCTAGTGAGCATGGTGATATTGATATGGAGGATATAACACTACTCACAAAGAAATTTAAGAAGTTTTTGAAgttcaagaagaatgcaaatAGATTTTACAAAGGGAGTAACTCAAGGGAGAGCTCAAGAAAAGATGATCAAATTACTTGCTATGAATGCAAAAAGCCCGGTCATATGAAAACGGATTGTCCCTTGAGAAAGAGGAATAGAAGAAGGGCAATGGTGGCTACTTGGAGTGAAAGCGAGAAAGAAAGTTCCGAAGATGAACAACATGAGATAGCCAACACTTGCTTTATGGCCATTGATGATAAGGTAAGTAATCCTGACCATTCAAGTGATTTTGAAAGTGAAAGTGATGATGATGCACTTGATATGTCTTATGATGAATTATCAAAATCCTTTAATGATTtgtttgttgattttgaaaaattgctTGCTAAGAACTCAactcaaagaaagaaaataagtttATTGCTTGAAGAAGTTGAGGCtttaaaagtaaaagaaaatgAGTTTTTGATTGAAACCCAATGCAAAAAGTGTTCCTTATTTGAAAAAGATGTTGTAAACTTGAAAGCTAAAATTGATGATTTAAACAAGGTggtttacaattttacaaaaggaaaagagaattttgaaatgatgCTTGGGAGTCAAAAATGTGCTTTTTCAAAAAGTGGTATAGGATATAACACTAGTGTGAAACAAAAATTACTTAAGAATTTCTTTGTCAAGTCATCTAGTAATTTGAACTTAATTTGCACTTATTGTAATCAAGATGGTCACACTAAATCCTATTGCCATGTGAAAAAGAATGCCTATTTTTGTAAGGCTATTTGGATACAAAAGGTTTTAAAGACTAACATCAAAGGACCCAAAGTCATGTGGGTACCAAAAAGAAAGATATAAGTTTGTTTTGTAGGTATCAATATAGAGGAACCAAAGTTGGCTCTTGGGTGTTGATGCTTAAAGAAGAATGCCAAGTTCCTACATTACCAACAAGTCTCAAAAAGCATAGAAAAAGAGCATGTCAATTCTTGAACACAACCCAAATTAACAAATTTGGGAATCGGTAATATCATTCTTattaattttacttattttGATGAGATTAAGATACCTagatgaaaagaaaatgaaatttgAAGTGTTTGGCTAATTGACTTGCTTTTGATCCTTCTTGTTCACTCTCTTATGCATACATACATAATTGGTATGTCACATACTATTTCTATGAATAAAAGTTATGATTAGTTGAGTCTTGACATTCTTGAACTATACATGCTGAAAAATTCAGATTATAGGTTATTATGCaaatttttggtgaactttggacatACCTTTGAACTAGtgaatatatgaatttttacatatttggctagtatatgtgtttatatgttTGAACATGTCCAAATGAGTGTATTTAGCATGCCTAAAGGTTTTTCTTGATTGAAATATACTTTGAACAAAATTTTGGTATGTCATTTgcttatttttaactttttaaggCCATAATGGGTGAAATTAGCCAAAATTTCATATTGTTGAGAAAATTGTTGTTTTGAAAGCTTGTACATCTCTAAATACTCATATATAAACTGTCTCAaaatgaatttttcaaaaataatgctcaaatcttgattttggtactatcttgcataattttgactttttaagacctaaaagagtgtttttctctAAACGTGCtcaattttcattatttttcaattccgtaagtttgtacacctcacatttgatatttttgacctactggaaaaagaatttttcaatatGGTTGCATAGAACTCATTTTTGGTAGATTTCTAGTTTTTAAGCAAATCGAAAAGCTTACcgaaaagttatgatttttgacttttttctgattttcttgtttgagcatGTTTGTTTTATCATATATAAGCTGTCAAAAAAGATTTTGCATGAAAATTTtgcataaaatcaatttttagtAAGTAAGTTGCTTAAAATGACCTTATATGACCAAAACGAGTAAAACTTgccaaaatctctcatttttgaagctttttctatttttccagcTTGTACACTTCATATTAATCATGTTTAAGCTGatagaaaaagaatttttcaaaaaggatgcataaaactaatttttGGTACATATGTTGTTTTtgcttaaattttgaaaaacttaccAAAAAGACTCAACTCTTGTCATCTAATTGATTTAAGTGCATGAACACatttgttttatcatatttgAGGTATGAGAAAAGGTTTGAAATCATAACCATGCCATTATTTACCTGCATCTCTTACTTTCAAGGtttttgacatatttttttTGGGTAGATTGAATGTTTAAACTTGTTTTGACTATATGAACTTTCATCTTTTTATGCATTTTGAAATTTCTCTTTACCCATTGTGCTTCATTGATACAAGTCATATCTTGTATGATTAAGGGGGAGAAATATATTTAGCTTGACCTTGCTTCCTctgccaccctttttgatgaaatcaaaagggggagaaataTTAGAATTGATTATTTTGGCATTAATCATATTATGTTTTCAAGTATTAACAAGTTTATTGAGTATATGATTAAGGGGGAGCTTTGTCATGTTAAGAAAGGGTAACATTAAATATGCAAAGGTAAAACGGTATAAACAACATATGCATACATTAAAGGGGAGCTAAACTCAACATGTTtcaatttactttttctttccgttaaaataatcaaatattttgatatcatcaaaaagggggagaatgttgaccaaaagtcattcactcatttattttgatgataaacaaatatttgattattatttgttactaatctttTCTTGATCATTTTGCAAGCAAGTTCACAGAGTATCTATATTTGCTcggtaaagtcaaacataatcaaagaagTAGATTCAACAAGTATATAAACTACTTAATACTtcataagagcaaaagattcatcaagggatcaacaagtcaagaccctattcaaaagaggtcttcaaaaagctcaaagtcaaaagtcaacccgaaagtcaaagtcaaagtcaaagtcaaaagtcaactctcgggaaaattcaacatgggatcaaaaacatgcaaatcaagataggaggctcatctacatcaagactactcaaaataaaatggtataaatttgctttagtcttgttaaagtgatttgcatagtacactaggatttataagttcaaaagtttggctcactaacttgtgcgacaagttatt is a window from the Cannabis sativa cultivar Pink pepper isolate KNU-18-1 chromosome 1, ASM2916894v1, whole genome shotgun sequence genome containing:
- the LOC133035573 gene encoding uncharacterized protein LOC133035573 → MAFPSNSHNNMLEGLSTSRAPFFDGVDFPYWKIRMETYLQSIDYDLWHIVCYGPYIPMHVVDGVETVKKYDAYNENDKKMMSKNAKAKYALICGLDRDIFKNIEQASSAHDMWKMLEVLTQKDMVTKILRSLTKAYQGKVVAIQEAKDLSTLPLEELIGSLMNHEIFMNAQEEEEVDKKKKNTIAFKSTSHDDSEASEHGDIDMEDITLLTKKFKKFLKFKKNANRFYKGSNSRESSRKDDQITCYECKKPGHMKTDCPLRKRNRRRAMVATWSESEKESSEDEQHEIANTCFMAIDDKVSNPDHSSDFESESDDDALDMSYDELSKSFNDLFVDFEKLLAKNSTQRKKISLLLEEVEALKVKENEFLIETQCKKCSLFEKDVVNLKAKIDDLNKVVYNFTKGKENFEMMLGSQKCAFSKSGIGYNTSVKQKLLKNFFVKSSSNLNLICTYCNQDGHTKSYCHVKKNAYFCKAIWIQKVLKTNIKGPKVMWVPKRKI